From one Rosa rugosa chromosome 4, drRosRugo1.1, whole genome shotgun sequence genomic stretch:
- the LOC133745430 gene encoding histone-lysine N-methyltransferase, H3 lysine-9 specific SUVH6-like, with protein sequence MRVVMGLQQLESSRTIEQLSGSHSEERLGRLSLENGPEYKRPRVSAIRDFPPGCGRYATSVGTSNGIGMDMTVAKKYPPQRIVEYVRDFPPQCGINICFEAKAFDDVKKSEVDVQDEELHNSELKADVSQVNGGNFLPSNMMERRMEGPKEKSFDISNSHNHLLEEDVESSELKLNKVIPNLKPASHPSWWKGKVAHKSKPGGGISERQGEKPDSKLQLERSKDAWRTKVGPEIGGHSKKNIHSIAGKTTGFGQASSSSSLHDNNTDAIRKKVTETLGRFKALCRQLEYDKSKEGGTPLRRVDLKAAKILKKEGKHINTGKQILGHFPGVEVGDEFHYRIELNIVGLHYPTQGGIDYATFGGKMLATSIVASGGYADDLHNLNSLTYTGQGGNVMHPDKEPEDQKLQRGNLALKNSMHAKTPVRMIRGSESSDGRTKYYIYDGLYLVVKCWKEMGPHGKLVFKFQLDRIEGQSLLRKK encoded by the coding sequence ATGAGGGTTGTAATGGGGTTGCAGCAGTTGGAATCATCGAGAACAATTGAACAGCTAAGCGGTAGCCATTCTGAGGAAAGATTGGGAAGATTGTCCTTGGAAAATGGGCCCGAGTATAAGAGACCCAGAGTCTCTGCTATTCGTGACTTCCCCCCTGGGTGTGGACGGTATGCAACTTCAGTTGGTACTTCTAATGGCATTGGTATGGACATGACTGTGGCTAAAAAATATCCTCCTCAAAGAATAGTAGAATATGTTCGGGATTTCCCACCTCAATGTGGAATAAATATATGTTTCGAGGCCAAGGCTTTTGATGATGTGAAAAAATCAGAAGTGGATGTTCAAGATGAAGAGCTTCACAACAGTGAATTGAAAGCAGATGTTTCTCAAGTCAATGGTGGCAACTTTCTACCTAGTAATATGATGGAACGGAGGATGGAAGGTCCAAAGGAGAAGTCTTTTGATATATCTAATTCTCATAACCATCTGCTTGAAGAAGATGTTGAGAGTTCAGAACTGAAATTGAATAAAGTAATTCCGAACTTGAAGCCTGCATCACATCCTTCCTGGTGGAAGGGAAAAGTGGCCCACAAGTCTAAACCAGGAGGAGGTATAAGTGAAAGACAGGGAGAGAAACCTGATTCAAAGCTTCAGCTAGAAAGATCTAAAGATGCTTGGAGGACAAAAGTTGGCCCAGAGATTGGAGGACACTCTAAAAAGAATATTCATTCAATAGCAGGGAAGACTACTGGTTTTGGTCAGGCTAGTTCTAGCAGCAGCCTTCATGATAATAACACGGATGCCATCCGAAAAAAGGTGACAGAGACGTTGGGTCGTTTCAAAGCTCTTTGTAGACAACTGGAATATGACAAGTCAAAGGAAGGAGGAACTCCACTCAGAAGGGTCGATTTAAAAGCTGCAAAGATTCTCAAGAAGGAAGGAAAACATATAAATACTGGCAAACAAATCTTGGGACATTTCCCCGGTGTTGAAGTTGGCGATGAATTTCATTACAGGATTGAACTTAATATTGTTGGCTTACATTACCCAACTCAAGGTGGTATAGATTATGCAACTTTTGGTGGGAAGATGCTTGCAACTAGTATTGTTGCATCTGGGGGATATGCTGATGATTTGCATAATTTGAATTCCTTGACTTACACGGGCCAAGGAGGAAATGTGATGCATCCGGATAAGGAACCTGAAGATCAAAAGCTTCAACGGGGAAACCTTGCTTTGAAGAATAGCATGCATGCAAAGACTCCTGTTAGAATGATCCGTGGTTCTGAATCATCAGATGGAAGAactaaatattatatatatgatgGACTATATTTGGTAGTGAAGTGTTGGAAGGAAATGGGGCCTCATGGTAAGCTTGTTTTCAAGTTTCAACTAGACAGAATTGAGGGTCAGAGCTTGCTACGAAAGAAATAA